The following are from one region of the Aspergillus chevalieri M1 DNA, chromosome 1, nearly complete sequence genome:
- a CDS encoding thioesterase family protein (COG:S;~EggNog:ENOG410PMXZ;~InterPro:IPR029069;~PFAM:PF13279;~TransMembrane:1 (o28-45i)) has product MYVRYAETARVNFMRNFATHMDPANKKAWMNLVGSTGIGLILRSIKIDYKFPMKYPDKISVYHKLVQDPSSQVDKSAFELQVVILSETHQRPAARCHEDIVTYNYRQAKKTPMPPFMMEQFQKAWALQEEAKKTWQQRILEIEGRVRTLETDSWDHEDAVEDKGSANK; this is encoded by the exons ATGTATGTCAGATACGCCGAGACGGCGAGAGTGAACTTCATGCGCAACTTCGCGACTCACATGGATCCGGCGAATAAAAAGGCATGGATGAATCTCGTTGGCTCAACTGGGATTGGTCTCATCCTTCGGAGCATCAAGATTGATTACAAATTC CCCATGAAATACCCCGACAAGATCAGCGTCTATCACAAGCTAGTACAGGACCCTTCTTCTCAGGTCGATAAGTCGGCGTTTGAGCTTCAAGTCGTGATCCTCTCCGAGACACATCAACGACCTGCTGCACGTTGTCATGAGGACATCGTCACGTATAATTATCGTCAGGCCAAGAAAACACCCATGCCTCCTTTCATGATGGAACAGTTCCAGAAGGCGTGGGCACTGCAAGAGGAAGCGAAGAAGACCTGGCAGCAGAGGATCTTGGAAATTGAGGGTCGTGTACGGACCCTCGAGACCGACAGTTGGGATCATGAGGATGCTGTCGAGGACAAGGGATCTGCGAACAAATAG
- a CDS encoding putative ubiquitination network signaling protein (COG:S;~EggNog:ENOG410PJR6;~TransMembrane:3 (i169-190o222-243i331-349o)), with the protein MPRSSAAARKSQSSRHENGPVGSSKKVTKQKSNGHLNGHANGGAGGFASSSSSSQVDLSSSRSSSDPAITATVATAAKLNGTADTSPSPSKSDSNVRGLLNGYTKSNADMSNGVGPPNNGLTGPSSRRTEQAATTTTAMGPKRSGSNASINPLQLASTILKSCPMYDTIAILIFLLQLPPMVLTLVQFLFASLTFMPPSGASAGSFTSNFDIFQGPAGTPSLATMLAADGFSLLVWGLFMWTWAQNFALDLAHVQVAITLGGGGSGKSEGVSWVCVGIVLALHLLRSKGIQDFVMGYLLSAKIVSPDLLSQYSHFLPTEFRRTETQSSPSWIRSLLAVHILAQAGTAMLRRSMAQNRSPTPPRLGKRGDTEASAGSSQAQADSAFESGTSLSSILGTDGQIAPSSSALKDGRDRLVSAKKRRRQANQVRSRQPFWAALASTKVTVMREYEHSRAMSKTTRGSTMTEEDLQGVSLDDGLIWITDVDGSSIRYAAGDFASADDPAVSGAACEAGHLGNEEMEPFYVCVNGALWATATVYKVDDASNGSNAVHWRGEISGLAPNCAYTCSFVRSDTDEEICVMSVKTPATNDADQVSSVSTPPQPSYRPSSPTTTLKNSIVNAEAKLNEKRARQKKTRADHTRVLNKIKRDMESLSNRLNSGTDENKQKQRSLQLERTIRQTEEATTALEAQLSTKTQIPEEELQEWASQKADYERERDQLANAKEELVATRTAIAREVSSLESDLNSTIQRRERLQSRRARVNEQHERIVSANAQGLNERERRAAEQFAREQDQAKLEANYNDQFASIGQSVQDYHVRTNQLLQQAAAIEQAIQQQQLIDPGPLTPGAPISDGMALGPLTSTASNHRSLLGLSFPPLKSSPLQHSATLTGTTSSHPTSPAPQPSYLHQHAPSSPLAHTNSYFATDSAYRDRSFSNRSGRSGQFNSTAEFLDGSRLPPLQLDLSELVTDKRGSFCSENNNPLNSSMRPSPTSFKRAGSGSGSSGSGSPGSARGQGN; encoded by the exons ATGCCACGTTCATCAGCCGCGGCTAGGAAGAGTCAAAGCAGTCGGCATGAGAATGGTCCCGTTGGTTCCAGTAAGAAAGTGACCAAGCAAAAATCGAATGGACATTTGAATGGACACGCCAACGGTGGCGCTGGTGGTTTTGCCTCGAGCTCGAGCTCCTCTCAAGTCGATCTGTCCTCGTCTCGCTCTTCCAGTGATCCCGCCATCACCGCCACGGTAGCAACGGCAGCCAAACTGAACGGAACGGCAGATACTTCACCCTCGCCTTCCAAGTCCGATAGCAATGTGCGCGGCCTTCTGAATGGGTATACAAAGAGCAACGCAGACATGTCAAATGGTGTCGGTCCGCCGAACAATGGACTCACCGGTCCGTCCTCGCGTCGCACCGAACAGGCCGCCACGACTACGACGGCCATGGGTCCCAAACGGTCGGGTTCGAATGCCTCCATCAATCCGTTGCAATTGGCTTCGACCATTCTCAAGTCATGCCCGATGTACGACACCATCGCCATCCTcattttcctcctccagTTGCCGCCGATGGTCCTGACTTTGGTACAATTCCTGTTTGCGTCTTTGACCTTTATGCCTCCGAGCGGTGCGTCAGCCGGTTCCTTTACGTCCAATTTCGACATTTTCCAAGGCCCGGCCGGAACGCCGTCGTTGGCGACAATGCTCGCAGCGGACGGgttttctctactcgtttgGGGCCTGTTCATGTGGACCTGGGCGCAAAATTTTGCACTGGATCTAGCGCATGTGCAGGTGGCCATCACGCTAGGTGGTGGAGGGTCGGGGAAAAGCGAAGGGGTCAGTTGGGTGTGTGTTGGTATAGTGCTCGCCCTACATCTGCTTCGCAGTAAAGGTATACAGGATTTTGTTATGGGTTATCTTCTCTCTGCAAAAATTGTCTCTCCAGACCTGTTATCTCAGTATTCCCATTTCTTACCTACTGAGTTTCGTCGTACCGAAACCCAGAGTTCTCCGAGTTGGATACGCAGTTTACTGGCAGTACATATTTTAGCCCAAGCGGGCACGGCCATGTTAAGGCGGTCGATGGCCCAAAATCGTTCGCCCACTCCCCCGCGCCTTGGAAAGCGCGGCGACACCGAGGCTTCCGCGGGCTCCTCGCAAGCGCAGGCGGATTCGGCTTTCGAGTCGGGCACCAGCCTTTCCTCGATACTGGGTACTGATGGCCAAATAGCGCCGTCGTCTTCAGCCCTCAAGGACGGCCGGGATCGACTTGTTTCGGCAAAGAAACGGAGGAGACAGGCAAATCAGGTTCGGAGTCGCCAACCGTTTTGGGCGGCACTTGCAAGCACAAAAGTTACTGTGATGAGAGAGTACGAGCATTCTAGAGCAATGTCAAAAACCACACGAGGTTCTACGATGACAGAGGAGGATTTGCAGGGTGTTTCATTGGATGATGGACTTATTTGGATAACCGATGTGGACGGTTCCTCGATCAGATATGCCGCGGGTGATTTTGCCTCGGCGGACGATCCCGCTGTTTCGGGTGCTGCTTGTGAAGCCGGGCACCTGGGAAACGAGGAAATGGAACCGTTTTACGTATGTGTCAATGGCGCACTGTGGGCCACCGCCACCGTCTACAAAGTCGACGATGCTTCTAACGGTTCAAATGCGGTTCATTGGCGTGGCGAGATCTCCGGTCTTGCTCCTAACTGTGCTTACACTTGTTCTTTTGTACGCAGTGATACTGATGAAGAGATTTGCGTCATGAGTGTCAAGACTCCTGCCACCAATGACGCAGATCAAG tATCTTCGGTTTCCACGCCACCGCAACCATCTTATCGACCGTCGTCTCCGACAACCACACTCAAAAACTCCATTGTCAACGCGGAAGCAAAACTCAATGAGAAGCGTGCTCGGCAGAAGAAGACTAGAGCCGACCATACACGTGTTCTTAACAAGATCAAGAGGGACATGGAAAGTTTGTCCAATCGCCTGAACAGTGGAACGGATGAAAACAAGCAGAAGCAACGCTCTCTTCAGTTGGAACGGACCATTCGCCAAACAGAGGAAGCAACTACTGCTCTGGAGGCCCAGCTGAGTACAAAGACACAGATCCCTGAGGAGGAGCTGCAGGAATGGGCGTCCCAGAAAGCCGACTACGAGCGTGAACGGGACCAACTCGCTAATGCCAAAGAAGAACTTGTTGCTACCCGTACTGCCATCGCCCGCGAAGTGTCATCCTTGGAATCTGATTTGAACTCGACGATTCAACGGCGCGAACGCCTTCAAAGTCGTCGTGCCAGAGTCAACGAACAACATGAGAGGATCGTTTCTGCCAATGCTCAGGGTCTCAACGAACGCGAGCGTCGCGCGGCTGAACAGTTTGCTAGGGAGCAGGATCAGGCTAAGCTGGAGGCGAATTACAACGATCAGTTTGCCAGCATTGGCCAGTCCGTTCAAGATTACCACGTTCGCACGAATCAACTCCTGCAGCAAGCTGCGGCAATCGAGCAAGCTatacaacaacagcagctcATTGACCCCGGTCCGTTGACTCCTGGAGCTCCCATTTCTGATGGCATGGCCTTGGGCCCCTTAACCAGCACTGCTTCCAACCACCGATCGCTATTGGGCTTAAGTTTCCCTCCATTGAAATCTAGTCCCCTTCAACATTCGGCAACCCTTACTGGTACGACCTCATCTCATCCGACTAGTCCGGCACCGCAGCCGTCATACCTTCACCAGCACGCCCCGAGTTCCCCGCTTGCCCACACCAATTCGTACTTTGCCACGGATTCTGCTTACCGGGATCGATCCTTTTCCAACCGATCGGGCCGAAGCGGTCAGTTCAACAGCACTGCCGAATTTTTGGACGGCAGCCGCCTGCCGCCTCTTCAGCTCGACCTGTCCGAGCTCGTTACCGATAAGCGAGGAAGCTTTTGTTCTGAGAATAACAATCCTTTGAACTCTAGCATGCGCCCGTCTCCGACTTCGTTCAAGCGGGCAGGTAGCGGAAGTGGTAGCAGTGGCAGCGGCAGCCCAGGCTCTGCGCGCGGTCAAGGCAACTAA